In Bombus pyrosoma isolate SC7728 linkage group LG2, ASM1482585v1, whole genome shotgun sequence, a genomic segment contains:
- the LOC122575096 gene encoding importin-9 isoform X1, producing MDVQGSLREALYETLSGILSPHTETRQAAEQRIQALEVTEEFGIHLTEFVVDPNGHLPIRQLASVLLKQYVETHWSSVAEKFRPPEIKYATKERIKELLPIGLRESISKVRAAVAYAISAIAHWDWPENWPGLFDILVSCLSGESEYAVHGAMRVLTEFTSDLTDNQLPNVGPVILQEMYRIFQSENQYSIRIRSRAVEIFTTITSLVAVTELFQKGFAERYLQPVIPMFCEKFVYCLRLPDGSTCDSGLKTDVIKAINCLVTRLPKYIATFLPQMLPPFWETLVQSAKLYQEGSVNGEGDTNEKEVDSDGEIINFNNLIIAIFEFVHSIVDRKRFSNLLDSFLQEVMYYLIIFMQITDDQIELWTTSPNQFVEEDDVLTYNVRISAQELLTALVNYSEEKAVNALCEVVTRHIEATSRLQTANNGSGNSETCWKLRESSILALSKIKDVVVERQKAGMLQFDIIRFLDTIVLATLKDSGSPPLLLGRCLCIGGKYAEIMPPEMSSRFLEATVNGLQENQPSCIRISAVKAIYWFCKASVAENNSTLGNIIRSHLPNIFQGLFNLANQTSTEIFTLVMETFQVLVSLDKAFTASVENKICPLTIAAFLKFYSDHEILDLCQDIFKSLTQNPDCIGPLQTRLIPTLTSMMAVSPMDKLKDERCRNVALDVLQVLVQYSPKPLSSALVETAFPAACHCILNSEDNETLQSGGEVIRAYLAVAARQVTVHRDNDGQTGLQYILQIIAQLLNPQSSEFTATFVGRLVTTLIRKAGNTLGENLDLLLKAVLSKMQRAQTLTVVQSLLMVYAHLINTEFDAVLNFLSTVPGPTGQSALTFVLSEWVTRQHLFFGKYDRKVATVALCKILEYGVTHDDSRLNEIIVRGDQIFPGNEEGVRTRSKAESQPYQWTTIPVLVKIFKLIINELSNDIEAVAAGHETDDSYNDDGDEDEVTYLDPGYENMIILGETMPETEEDEDDPDLLQDSIYHLNLSQYLQDFLLNFSTHHCFPVYIQHLNIPERKVLSSLNINASFMQ from the exons ATGGACGTTCAAGGTTCGCTGAGAGAAGCTTTGTATGAAACCTTAAGTGGTATTTTGTCTCCTCATACAGAGACACGTCAAGCAGCAGAACAGAGAATTCAAGCATTAGAAGTGACAGAAGAATTTGGTATACATTTAACGGAATTTGTAGTAGATCCAAATGGGCATTTACCTATTAGACAGTTAGCTTCTGTATTGTTAAAGCAATATGTTGAAACTCATTGGTCTTCCGTGGCTGAGAAATTTCGGCCTCCTGAAATAAAGTATGCAACAAAGGAAAGAATCAAAGAATTACTGCCAATAGGACTCCGTGAATCCATTAGTAAG GTACGTGCAGCAGTAGCTTATGCGATATCAGCGATTGCACATTGGGACTGGCCAGAAAATTGGCCCGGTTTGTTTGATATACTTGTCAGTTGTTTAAGCGGGGAAAGCGAGTATGCTGTTCACGGAGCCATGAGGGTTTTAACAGAATTTACTTCAGACCTTACCGATAACCAGTTGCCTAATGTGGGACCAGTAATCCTTCAagaaatgtatagaatatttcaaagtgaaaat CAATATTCTATTAGAATTCGTAGTCGTGccgttgaaatttttacgacGATTACGTCATTAGTTGCTGTTACGGAACTGTTCCAAAAAGGATTTGCGGAGCGATATTTACAGCCCGTTATACCCAtgttttgtgaaaaatttgtgTACTGTTTACGACTGCCTGATGGTTCAACTTGCGATAGTGGTCTTAAAACTGATGTTATCAAAGCTATAAATTGCCTAGTTACCAGATTACCTAAATACATCGCAACTTTTTTACCTCAAATGCTACCACCCTTTTGGGAAACTTTAGTGCAAAGCGCGAAGCTTTATCAGGAAGGATCTGTAAATGGCGAAGGAGATACGAACGAGAAGGAAGTCGATTCAGATG gtgaaataattaattttaataatttgatcaTTGCCATATTCGAGTTTGTTCATTCTATTGTGGATCGTAAACGATTCTCAAATCTTTTGGATAGTTTCCTGCAAGAagtaatgtattatttaataatttttatgcaaataactGACGATCAAATCGAATTATGGACTACTAGCCCCAACCAGTTTGTGGAGGAAGACGACGTACTGACTTACAACGTTCGTATTTCAGCGCAAGAGCTTTTAACg GCtttagtaaattattctgagGAAAAAGCAGTGAATGCACTTTGCGAGGTTGTAACGCGTCACATCGAAGCAACAAGTAGATTACAGACTGCAAATAATGGAAGCGGAAACAGTGAAACGTGTTGGAAATTACGGGAATCGTCTATTTTAGCcttaagtaaaataaaagatgtcGTTGTGGAGAGGCAGAAAGCTGGAATGCTTCAATTCgatattattagatttttaGATACGATCGTTTTAGCTACTTTAAAGGATTCAG GTTCACCGCCGTTACTTCTTGGCCGTTGTTTGTGTATTGGTGGCAAATACGCTGAAATAATGCCACCAGAAATGAGTTCACGTTTCCTAGAGGCAACTGTTAATGGTTTACAGGAGAATCAGCCTTCGTGTATCCGCATCAGTGCAGTAAAAGCTATTTACTGGTTTTGCAAAGCTTCCGTGGCGGAGAATAACAGTACTCTCGGCAATATTATACGATCGCATTTGCCGAACATATTTCAAGGACTTTTCAATCTAGCTAATCAAACATCCACGGAAATTTTTACGCTAGTAATGGAAACTTTTCAAGTGTTGGTTTCG TTGGACAAAGCATTTACCGCTTcagtggaaaataaaatttgcccCTTAACTATCGCTGCATTTTTGAAGTTCTATAGCGATCATGAAATTTTGGACCTGTGTCAAGACATATTCAAAAGTTTGACACAAAATCCTGACTGTATAGGACCATTACAAACACGTTTGATACCAACGTTAACCAGTATGATGGCCGTGTCGCCTatggataaattaaaagaCG AGAGATGTCGGAACGTAGCTCTAGATGTTTTACAAGTATTGGTGCAGTACTCTCCTAAACCCTTGAGCAGCGCGTTAGTCGAAACTGCGTTTCCTGCTGCGTGCCACTGTATTCTGAATTCGGAAGACAACGAAACGTTGCAAAGTGGCGGGGAAGTGATACGAGCTTACCTAGCGGTCGCGGCTCGGCAGGTGACGGTGCATCGCGACAATGACGGTCAAACAGGTTTACAATACATACTGCAGATCATTGCTCAGCTATTGAACCCGCAG TCGAGCGAGTTTACAGCGACTTTTGTCGGACGATTGGTGACGACGTTGATTAGGAAAGCGGGGAACACATTGGGCGAAAATCTCGATCTATTGTTGAAGGCTGTGTTGAGCAAAATGCAGCGAGCTCAGACGTTGACTGTGGTACAGAGTTTGCTCATGGTATACGCTCATCTTATAAACACAGAGTTTGACGCTGTCCTAAATTTTCTGTCAACCGTACCCGGTCCGACAGGACAAAGCGCTCTCACTTTCGTGCTCTCCGAATGGGTCACAAGGCAACACCTGTTTTTCGGTAAATATGACCGAAAGGTAGCAACGGTCGCGCTTTGCAAGATATTGGAGTACGGCGTTACTCACGACGATAGTCGATTGAACGAGATCATAGTCAGGGGAGACCAAATATTCCCAG GAAACGAAGAAGGCGTGAGGACTAGGAGTAAAGCCGAATCACAGCCTTATCAGTGGACCACTATACCTGTTTTGGTGAAAATATTCAAGCTGATAATCAACGAGCTATCGAACGACATCGAAGCGGTCGCCGCTGGTCATGAAACGGAC GATTCATAcaacgacgacggcgacgaagATGAGGTCACCTACTTAGATCCGGGCTACGAAAATATGATAA TACTTGGAGAAACTATGCCCGAAACTGAGGAAGACGAGGACGATCCGGATTTACTTCAAGATTCCATCTATCACTTGAATCTGAGTCAATATTTGCAAGactttctattaaatttttcgaCTCACCATTGTTTTCCGGTATACATTCAGCATCTAAATATTCCGGAACGAAAGGTTTTAAGCAGTTTAAACATCAACGCATCGTTCATGCAATAG
- the LOC122575096 gene encoding importin-9 isoform X2 translates to MCSGSLREALYETLSGILSPHTETRQAAEQRIQALEVTEEFGIHLTEFVVDPNGHLPIRQLASVLLKQYVETHWSSVAEKFRPPEIKYATKERIKELLPIGLRESISKVRAAVAYAISAIAHWDWPENWPGLFDILVSCLSGESEYAVHGAMRVLTEFTSDLTDNQLPNVGPVILQEMYRIFQSENQYSIRIRSRAVEIFTTITSLVAVTELFQKGFAERYLQPVIPMFCEKFVYCLRLPDGSTCDSGLKTDVIKAINCLVTRLPKYIATFLPQMLPPFWETLVQSAKLYQEGSVNGEGDTNEKEVDSDGEIINFNNLIIAIFEFVHSIVDRKRFSNLLDSFLQEVMYYLIIFMQITDDQIELWTTSPNQFVEEDDVLTYNVRISAQELLTALVNYSEEKAVNALCEVVTRHIEATSRLQTANNGSGNSETCWKLRESSILALSKIKDVVVERQKAGMLQFDIIRFLDTIVLATLKDSGSPPLLLGRCLCIGGKYAEIMPPEMSSRFLEATVNGLQENQPSCIRISAVKAIYWFCKASVAENNSTLGNIIRSHLPNIFQGLFNLANQTSTEIFTLVMETFQVLVSLDKAFTASVENKICPLTIAAFLKFYSDHEILDLCQDIFKSLTQNPDCIGPLQTRLIPTLTSMMAVSPMDKLKDERCRNVALDVLQVLVQYSPKPLSSALVETAFPAACHCILNSEDNETLQSGGEVIRAYLAVAARQVTVHRDNDGQTGLQYILQIIAQLLNPQSSEFTATFVGRLVTTLIRKAGNTLGENLDLLLKAVLSKMQRAQTLTVVQSLLMVYAHLINTEFDAVLNFLSTVPGPTGQSALTFVLSEWVTRQHLFFGKYDRKVATVALCKILEYGVTHDDSRLNEIIVRGDQIFPGNEEGVRTRSKAESQPYQWTTIPVLVKIFKLIINELSNDIEAVAAGHETDDSYNDDGDEDEVTYLDPGYENMIILGETMPETEEDEDDPDLLQDSIYHLNLSQYLQDFLLNFSTHHCFPVYIQHLNIPERKVLSSLNINASFMQ, encoded by the exons GTTCGCTGAGAGAAGCTTTGTATGAAACCTTAAGTGGTATTTTGTCTCCTCATACAGAGACACGTCAAGCAGCAGAACAGAGAATTCAAGCATTAGAAGTGACAGAAGAATTTGGTATACATTTAACGGAATTTGTAGTAGATCCAAATGGGCATTTACCTATTAGACAGTTAGCTTCTGTATTGTTAAAGCAATATGTTGAAACTCATTGGTCTTCCGTGGCTGAGAAATTTCGGCCTCCTGAAATAAAGTATGCAACAAAGGAAAGAATCAAAGAATTACTGCCAATAGGACTCCGTGAATCCATTAGTAAG GTACGTGCAGCAGTAGCTTATGCGATATCAGCGATTGCACATTGGGACTGGCCAGAAAATTGGCCCGGTTTGTTTGATATACTTGTCAGTTGTTTAAGCGGGGAAAGCGAGTATGCTGTTCACGGAGCCATGAGGGTTTTAACAGAATTTACTTCAGACCTTACCGATAACCAGTTGCCTAATGTGGGACCAGTAATCCTTCAagaaatgtatagaatatttcaaagtgaaaat CAATATTCTATTAGAATTCGTAGTCGTGccgttgaaatttttacgacGATTACGTCATTAGTTGCTGTTACGGAACTGTTCCAAAAAGGATTTGCGGAGCGATATTTACAGCCCGTTATACCCAtgttttgtgaaaaatttgtgTACTGTTTACGACTGCCTGATGGTTCAACTTGCGATAGTGGTCTTAAAACTGATGTTATCAAAGCTATAAATTGCCTAGTTACCAGATTACCTAAATACATCGCAACTTTTTTACCTCAAATGCTACCACCCTTTTGGGAAACTTTAGTGCAAAGCGCGAAGCTTTATCAGGAAGGATCTGTAAATGGCGAAGGAGATACGAACGAGAAGGAAGTCGATTCAGATG gtgaaataattaattttaataatttgatcaTTGCCATATTCGAGTTTGTTCATTCTATTGTGGATCGTAAACGATTCTCAAATCTTTTGGATAGTTTCCTGCAAGAagtaatgtattatttaataatttttatgcaaataactGACGATCAAATCGAATTATGGACTACTAGCCCCAACCAGTTTGTGGAGGAAGACGACGTACTGACTTACAACGTTCGTATTTCAGCGCAAGAGCTTTTAACg GCtttagtaaattattctgagGAAAAAGCAGTGAATGCACTTTGCGAGGTTGTAACGCGTCACATCGAAGCAACAAGTAGATTACAGACTGCAAATAATGGAAGCGGAAACAGTGAAACGTGTTGGAAATTACGGGAATCGTCTATTTTAGCcttaagtaaaataaaagatgtcGTTGTGGAGAGGCAGAAAGCTGGAATGCTTCAATTCgatattattagatttttaGATACGATCGTTTTAGCTACTTTAAAGGATTCAG GTTCACCGCCGTTACTTCTTGGCCGTTGTTTGTGTATTGGTGGCAAATACGCTGAAATAATGCCACCAGAAATGAGTTCACGTTTCCTAGAGGCAACTGTTAATGGTTTACAGGAGAATCAGCCTTCGTGTATCCGCATCAGTGCAGTAAAAGCTATTTACTGGTTTTGCAAAGCTTCCGTGGCGGAGAATAACAGTACTCTCGGCAATATTATACGATCGCATTTGCCGAACATATTTCAAGGACTTTTCAATCTAGCTAATCAAACATCCACGGAAATTTTTACGCTAGTAATGGAAACTTTTCAAGTGTTGGTTTCG TTGGACAAAGCATTTACCGCTTcagtggaaaataaaatttgcccCTTAACTATCGCTGCATTTTTGAAGTTCTATAGCGATCATGAAATTTTGGACCTGTGTCAAGACATATTCAAAAGTTTGACACAAAATCCTGACTGTATAGGACCATTACAAACACGTTTGATACCAACGTTAACCAGTATGATGGCCGTGTCGCCTatggataaattaaaagaCG AGAGATGTCGGAACGTAGCTCTAGATGTTTTACAAGTATTGGTGCAGTACTCTCCTAAACCCTTGAGCAGCGCGTTAGTCGAAACTGCGTTTCCTGCTGCGTGCCACTGTATTCTGAATTCGGAAGACAACGAAACGTTGCAAAGTGGCGGGGAAGTGATACGAGCTTACCTAGCGGTCGCGGCTCGGCAGGTGACGGTGCATCGCGACAATGACGGTCAAACAGGTTTACAATACATACTGCAGATCATTGCTCAGCTATTGAACCCGCAG TCGAGCGAGTTTACAGCGACTTTTGTCGGACGATTGGTGACGACGTTGATTAGGAAAGCGGGGAACACATTGGGCGAAAATCTCGATCTATTGTTGAAGGCTGTGTTGAGCAAAATGCAGCGAGCTCAGACGTTGACTGTGGTACAGAGTTTGCTCATGGTATACGCTCATCTTATAAACACAGAGTTTGACGCTGTCCTAAATTTTCTGTCAACCGTACCCGGTCCGACAGGACAAAGCGCTCTCACTTTCGTGCTCTCCGAATGGGTCACAAGGCAACACCTGTTTTTCGGTAAATATGACCGAAAGGTAGCAACGGTCGCGCTTTGCAAGATATTGGAGTACGGCGTTACTCACGACGATAGTCGATTGAACGAGATCATAGTCAGGGGAGACCAAATATTCCCAG GAAACGAAGAAGGCGTGAGGACTAGGAGTAAAGCCGAATCACAGCCTTATCAGTGGACCACTATACCTGTTTTGGTGAAAATATTCAAGCTGATAATCAACGAGCTATCGAACGACATCGAAGCGGTCGCCGCTGGTCATGAAACGGAC GATTCATAcaacgacgacggcgacgaagATGAGGTCACCTACTTAGATCCGGGCTACGAAAATATGATAA TACTTGGAGAAACTATGCCCGAAACTGAGGAAGACGAGGACGATCCGGATTTACTTCAAGATTCCATCTATCACTTGAATCTGAGTCAATATTTGCAAGactttctattaaatttttcgaCTCACCATTGTTTTCCGGTATACATTCAGCATCTAAATATTCCGGAACGAAAGGTTTTAAGCAGTTTAAACATCAACGCATCGTTCATGCAATAG
- the LOC122575096 gene encoding importin-9 isoform X3 encodes MDVQGSLREALYETLSGILSPHTETRQAAEQRIQALEVTEEFGIHLTEFVVDPNGHLPIRQLASVLLKQYVETHWSSVAEKFRPPEIKYATKERIKELLPIGLRESISKVRAAVAYAISAIAHWDWPENWPGLFDILVSCLSGESEYAVHGAMRVLTEFTSDLTDNQLPNVGPVILQEMYRIFQSENQYSIRIRSRAVEIFTTITSLVAVTELFQKGFAERYLQPVIPMFCEKFVYCLRLPDGSTCDSGLKTDVIKAINCLVTRLPKYIATFLPQMLPPFWETLVQSAKLYQEGSVNGEGDTNEKEVDSDGEIINFNNLIIAIFEFVHSIVDRKRFSNLLDSFLQEVMYYLIIFMQITDDQIELWTTSPNQFVEEDDVLTYNVRISAQELLTALVNYSEEKAVNALCEVVTRHIEATSRLQTANNGSGNSETCWKLRESSILALSKIKDVVVERQKAGMLQFDIIRFLDTIVLATLKDSGSPPLLLGRCLCIGGKYAEIMPPEMSSRFLEATVNGLQENQPSCIRISAVKAIYWFCKASVAENNSTLGNIIRSHLPNIFQGLFNLANQTSTEIFTLVMETFQVLVSLDKAFTASVENKICPLTIAAFLKFYSDHEILDLCQDIFKSLTQNPDCIGPLQTRLIPTLTSMMAVSPMDKLKDERCRNVALDVLQVLVQYSPKPLSSALVETAFPAACHCILNSEDNETLQSGGEVIRAYLAVAARQVTVHRDNDGQTGLQYILQIIAQLLNPQSSEFTATFVGRLVTTLIRKAGNTLGENLDLLLKAVLSKMQRAQTLTVVQSLLMVYAHLINTEFDAVLNFLSTVPGPTGQSALTFVLSEWVTRQHLFFGKYDRKVATVALCKILEYGVTHDDSRLNEIIVRGDQIFPGNEEGVRTRSKAESQPYQWTTIPVLVKIFKLIINELSNDIEAVAAGHETDDSYNDDGDEDEVTYLDPGYENMISKWGTTPWCFRHILIH; translated from the exons ATGGACGTTCAAGGTTCGCTGAGAGAAGCTTTGTATGAAACCTTAAGTGGTATTTTGTCTCCTCATACAGAGACACGTCAAGCAGCAGAACAGAGAATTCAAGCATTAGAAGTGACAGAAGAATTTGGTATACATTTAACGGAATTTGTAGTAGATCCAAATGGGCATTTACCTATTAGACAGTTAGCTTCTGTATTGTTAAAGCAATATGTTGAAACTCATTGGTCTTCCGTGGCTGAGAAATTTCGGCCTCCTGAAATAAAGTATGCAACAAAGGAAAGAATCAAAGAATTACTGCCAATAGGACTCCGTGAATCCATTAGTAAG GTACGTGCAGCAGTAGCTTATGCGATATCAGCGATTGCACATTGGGACTGGCCAGAAAATTGGCCCGGTTTGTTTGATATACTTGTCAGTTGTTTAAGCGGGGAAAGCGAGTATGCTGTTCACGGAGCCATGAGGGTTTTAACAGAATTTACTTCAGACCTTACCGATAACCAGTTGCCTAATGTGGGACCAGTAATCCTTCAagaaatgtatagaatatttcaaagtgaaaat CAATATTCTATTAGAATTCGTAGTCGTGccgttgaaatttttacgacGATTACGTCATTAGTTGCTGTTACGGAACTGTTCCAAAAAGGATTTGCGGAGCGATATTTACAGCCCGTTATACCCAtgttttgtgaaaaatttgtgTACTGTTTACGACTGCCTGATGGTTCAACTTGCGATAGTGGTCTTAAAACTGATGTTATCAAAGCTATAAATTGCCTAGTTACCAGATTACCTAAATACATCGCAACTTTTTTACCTCAAATGCTACCACCCTTTTGGGAAACTTTAGTGCAAAGCGCGAAGCTTTATCAGGAAGGATCTGTAAATGGCGAAGGAGATACGAACGAGAAGGAAGTCGATTCAGATG gtgaaataattaattttaataatttgatcaTTGCCATATTCGAGTTTGTTCATTCTATTGTGGATCGTAAACGATTCTCAAATCTTTTGGATAGTTTCCTGCAAGAagtaatgtattatttaataatttttatgcaaataactGACGATCAAATCGAATTATGGACTACTAGCCCCAACCAGTTTGTGGAGGAAGACGACGTACTGACTTACAACGTTCGTATTTCAGCGCAAGAGCTTTTAACg GCtttagtaaattattctgagGAAAAAGCAGTGAATGCACTTTGCGAGGTTGTAACGCGTCACATCGAAGCAACAAGTAGATTACAGACTGCAAATAATGGAAGCGGAAACAGTGAAACGTGTTGGAAATTACGGGAATCGTCTATTTTAGCcttaagtaaaataaaagatgtcGTTGTGGAGAGGCAGAAAGCTGGAATGCTTCAATTCgatattattagatttttaGATACGATCGTTTTAGCTACTTTAAAGGATTCAG GTTCACCGCCGTTACTTCTTGGCCGTTGTTTGTGTATTGGTGGCAAATACGCTGAAATAATGCCACCAGAAATGAGTTCACGTTTCCTAGAGGCAACTGTTAATGGTTTACAGGAGAATCAGCCTTCGTGTATCCGCATCAGTGCAGTAAAAGCTATTTACTGGTTTTGCAAAGCTTCCGTGGCGGAGAATAACAGTACTCTCGGCAATATTATACGATCGCATTTGCCGAACATATTTCAAGGACTTTTCAATCTAGCTAATCAAACATCCACGGAAATTTTTACGCTAGTAATGGAAACTTTTCAAGTGTTGGTTTCG TTGGACAAAGCATTTACCGCTTcagtggaaaataaaatttgcccCTTAACTATCGCTGCATTTTTGAAGTTCTATAGCGATCATGAAATTTTGGACCTGTGTCAAGACATATTCAAAAGTTTGACACAAAATCCTGACTGTATAGGACCATTACAAACACGTTTGATACCAACGTTAACCAGTATGATGGCCGTGTCGCCTatggataaattaaaagaCG AGAGATGTCGGAACGTAGCTCTAGATGTTTTACAAGTATTGGTGCAGTACTCTCCTAAACCCTTGAGCAGCGCGTTAGTCGAAACTGCGTTTCCTGCTGCGTGCCACTGTATTCTGAATTCGGAAGACAACGAAACGTTGCAAAGTGGCGGGGAAGTGATACGAGCTTACCTAGCGGTCGCGGCTCGGCAGGTGACGGTGCATCGCGACAATGACGGTCAAACAGGTTTACAATACATACTGCAGATCATTGCTCAGCTATTGAACCCGCAG TCGAGCGAGTTTACAGCGACTTTTGTCGGACGATTGGTGACGACGTTGATTAGGAAAGCGGGGAACACATTGGGCGAAAATCTCGATCTATTGTTGAAGGCTGTGTTGAGCAAAATGCAGCGAGCTCAGACGTTGACTGTGGTACAGAGTTTGCTCATGGTATACGCTCATCTTATAAACACAGAGTTTGACGCTGTCCTAAATTTTCTGTCAACCGTACCCGGTCCGACAGGACAAAGCGCTCTCACTTTCGTGCTCTCCGAATGGGTCACAAGGCAACACCTGTTTTTCGGTAAATATGACCGAAAGGTAGCAACGGTCGCGCTTTGCAAGATATTGGAGTACGGCGTTACTCACGACGATAGTCGATTGAACGAGATCATAGTCAGGGGAGACCAAATATTCCCAG GAAACGAAGAAGGCGTGAGGACTAGGAGTAAAGCCGAATCACAGCCTTATCAGTGGACCACTATACCTGTTTTGGTGAAAATATTCAAGCTGATAATCAACGAGCTATCGAACGACATCGAAGCGGTCGCCGCTGGTCATGAAACGGAC GATTCATAcaacgacgacggcgacgaagATGAGGTCACCTACTTAGATCCGGGCTACGAAAATATGATAAGTAAGTGGGGTACGACTCCGTGGTGTTTCCGGCACATCTTGATTCATTAA